DNA from Mucilaginibacter mallensis:
ATAAAAGTTTCGATAGATGTTCCCTCAACACCACCTGCAATGGCGCGGTCCTGTAAGCCAAAGCGTATTAAACGATAAGCATAACCAATATTACCCAGGCCGGTAGCACAGGCAGATATAATGGATTCGCAAACACCTTTGTTTTTTATAAGGCATGATATATTGGCGGCTTCGCGGTAGGCCATTGCCCTATCGACAGTATGTGAGCCCGCTATACGCGATTTTTTGCCCAATTCAAAAAAGGCATGCCAGGCATTGCGCGCTATTACGTTGCCGCCGCCACCTGAGCCAACTACCACACCAGTTTGTTCTGATTCAGTTTCAGCTTTTGTCCAGCCGGCTTGTTTTATAGATTCCTGCGCACCGAGCATGGCCCAGATGCAACCCAGATCGGAAGTAGCCAGGTTAATGGCAGGTATGCGATCGAGCTTATCAACATAAGTTTCAGGAAAACCGTTAACCGGGCTGGCATAAATAGGCTCAAGGCCCATTTCTTCCTCTTCGATAAAACCCGATACGGTTGATCGGATCTGTTTATTGTAAGCAACCGCCTGCGGCCATTCCCTGATCAGGCTTTTGCCCGAAAAGAGTTTATCACGAAACACGTTAATATCGGCGCAATCGGGGAAAGCGCCCCCCATACCAACAATTGCTACCTTTCTGTTAGACATAATTATGCTTCTCTTTCTTTTGCCCTGATGATCAGGTCAACAATGTCTTTTACTTTTGAACCCAAATTATCTATATCATCATCTTCAAACTCAACATCAAATTTTTGCTCAACCTTTGCCGCAATGTTTATCAGTTCGGTTGATGGGGTATTCATGTCAGTTAAGAAATCTGTCTCCTCGGTAACGTTATTTAGTTTTTCCGGGTCGATGGTTCTAACGGTTCTTAAAACTTCTATCAGCCCGTCAATTATTTCCTGTCTTTCCATTTATGATTGTGATTGCGTGTTAAATTTTTCTTTTTTTAATCCTCTTCCCGTTATCTCAAATAATTCGGCTACTAAAACAAAATCGTTGCTCAGGTCATAAGCTTTTAATCGCTCTATGGTAAAATCCTTAAAGTAAGCATCAAGATCCAATCCTTGTGGTACCTTATAAATTCGCCCTTCGCAAACCATTTGCCTGAATTTATAGAACGTGATAAAACCAATGTTAATAAAAGTTTGACCCTTTTCCAAATAGTAACGGAAATTGACATTGCCAATACTAATGAATGCAGGAACAAATAATTCGGCCATTTCCTGCTGTGAAATGCCCATCTTTTTACATTCCAGAAAGCCTCCCATTGAAACAACAGTTGCCTGCGCGAACGACTCAATCTGGTCAACCCCTCTGAAAATATCAAAATGGTCTTCCACATCATAAGCGGTGGGGGTATAGCTGGCTACAATGGCCTCCTTTGGTAAATGCCAGTGGTAGCTATCCACGTATCGTTTTTTTGGCCCATATAATAATAGCCAGTGTGCGGGGTCAGCTCCTACAAGTGTATCTGCCATATTCGTTAAATTAAGCCCCCATTAATATGTATGTTGGTGCCGTTTATGTATGATGCCTTATCTGATACCAGGAACGCTATTGTTTCGGCAATATCATTCACACTGCCGAAGCGTTTGGCTGGTATCATTCCTAAATATTTTTCTTTTATTGCTGCAGGTATGGCATCTGTCATCTCTGTTTCTATAAAACCCGGGGATACACTTAGTACTCTTATTTGGTGCTCCTGGCTTAATTCGGCTGCTTCCTGGGCCAATGATCTTGATAATGCCACTAAACCCGCCTTTGTTGCCGCGTAAACCGATTGAAAGGCATGCCCGCTTTCGCCAACTACCGAGCTGATGTTGATGATAACTCCCTGCTGTGTCAAACTGAAAATTTTCATAACCGTTTTACAGATCATGATAGGGGCCTTGAGGTTGATGTTCAGCATGGCCTCTATTTCACGGTCAGGCTGATAGTTTAGCGGTTTATCAAAGGTGACACCAGCGTTATTGATCACACCGTAAAGTGAATCGCCGTGCTCCTTTTTCAGGCGCTTGCAAAAATCGGCAAGTTGCGTGGGATCGTTAAAATCGGCACAAAGTATGGTACTATTGGGGATCTCAGTAGTGAAACTTTCTGGCTTTGAGGCATGAAGGATCAGGTCGTAATCGTCACTAAGCTTTTGCGATATTGCCAAACCTAAGCCCCTGCTTGCACCGGTAATCAATATCTTTTTCTTTGTCATTTTTGGCTGATGCAGGGTTTATTCTTATGCAGACAAAAATAATATTATTTATGATATTGCTGATATGCGTTTATGCGCATTGGTTTAAGCGCGGACGCTTGAACGGGCTGGGGGCTTCAAAGCGCGTCATTGCGAGGAACGAAGCAATCCCCGATTAGCAGAGTCGCTCCCCTATTTAGCGCAAGTCTTGTGCGGCTGTTTGTGTGAGGATGACTTGTGATATAAATTTAAAAAACACAAGTCAGCCATTTCTCTACCCCCAACACACAAGACTTGCGCTAAAAGTGGTAGGAGCTTTAAAACGCGTCATTGCGCGGAACGAAGCAATCCCCGATTAGCAGAGCTGCTCTGTATAGTTTGGGATTGCTTCGTACCTCACAGCAATGACGCTTGATAATACCTTTCGGCTTTAGCCTTTCACCTTTCAGCTACTTTTCCACCACAAATTCCTTCTTCAACTTCAAATCCTGTGATGATTCACCTATCATTACCTGGAACTTGCCGGGTTCAACGGTCCAGTTCATGTTTTTATCCAGGATGGCCAGGTCATCGGGGTGCAGGGTGAAGTGTACTGTTTTCTTTTCGCCAGGATTTAGGGGTACACGTTCAAAGCCGCGCAGGTCGTACTCATAAGTGGTTACGCTGCTGAGTTCCTGTTTCAGGTATAACTCCACCACATCATCGCCTTTGCGCTGGCCGGTGTTGGTTACATCAACGGTTACTTGTACATCGGCTTGCGAATGCCCGCTTTCGGGAGATACCTGTAGATTGCTGTATTCAAAAGTAGTATAACTTAACCCGTAACCAAACGGATACAATGCGCCATTCACACTGGTATTTCCCCAACTGTTTTCGCCCCGTTGTGATGCCTGTGAGCCAGGTTTGAATGGGAAGTTAAATTCTATCTGCCCAACGGTTTTTGGGAAAGTGATGGATAGCTTACCGCCCGGGTTATTATCGCCAAATAAAGTTTCGGCTATTACCTTACCACTCTCAGCGCTGGGGAACCATGCTTCTAATATAGC
Protein-coding regions in this window:
- a CDS encoding SDR family NAD(P)-dependent oxidoreductase, which translates into the protein MTKKKILITGASRGLGLAISQKLSDDYDLILHASKPESFTTEIPNSTILCADFNDPTQLADFCKRLKKEHGDSLYGVINNAGVTFDKPLNYQPDREIEAMLNINLKAPIMICKTVMKIFSLTQQGVIINISSVVGESGHAFQSVYAATKAGLVALSRSLAQEAAELSQEHQIRVLSVSPGFIETEMTDAIPAAIKEKYLGMIPAKRFGSVNDIAETIAFLVSDKASYINGTNIHINGGLI
- a CDS encoding beta-ketoacyl-[acyl-carrier-protein] synthase family protein is translated as MSNRKVAIVGMGGAFPDCADINVFRDKLFSGKSLIREWPQAVAYNKQIRSTVSGFIEEEEMGLEPIYASPVNGFPETYVDKLDRIPAINLATSDLGCIWAMLGAQESIKQAGWTKAETESEQTGVVVGSGGGGNVIARNAWHAFFELGKKSRIAGSHTVDRAMAYREAANISCLIKNKGVCESIISACATGLGNIGYAYRLIRFGLQDRAIAGGVEGTSIETFIGFDAMQVLSKGFAPAESSRPFDIRRNGFVSSFGAGIVALEEYEMAKARGAKIYAVIDEYFNNSDGDGNMFYPSYDGQLRLWKGLSANAHIKPDVVKVHGTATPVGDILELISVVDTLGEDGYHVSAPKSQFGHMLGGAGSVELITAIMMLENQQVLPCLNSDTLNPELENFQKAEGWKGSTKPATAYRHLIPQQTLSKEINQIVCLNYGFGGTNSAMAISRDI
- a CDS encoding acyl carrier protein translates to MERQEIIDGLIEVLRTVRTIDPEKLNNVTEETDFLTDMNTPSTELINIAAKVEQKFDVEFEDDDIDNLGSKVKDIVDLIIRAKEREA